The nucleotide sequence GTTTACCCATTATAATTTTTACATGTCATTGGttggtttagcatctttcatttttttaaaatttcgccATCTTTTCGGCAAAAATTTTCTCATGATAAAGTAATATTTATATTGATCACATTAATATTTTAAGATTTGCATACATTAACTTATCATAGTACGTCaatgataattttttattaaaatttatttgattttaaccgTTATTAACATGCAAATTGCATCTGAAAAGTATGAGATTAGAATTAGTGATAATTATCGAGTAATTATGATGTgtgaagaaaattcaaaaattcatatAAAGAATTACCAAATATAGTCTTGTCATTAAATTAACATCTTGCACGCGAAGTAGCTATTAttattttagttagtattttaaaataattattatcaataaaaaaaAGTATTACCAACTGCATGATCGAGTAATCCAAATAATCTATTAAAAGAGAACAAACAAACTTACATTGGATATAATATTAAATTtctaataaaatataaattattaaataaaatttatgCAAGTGCACGTACTTATACAAATATGATGTCACATACTTAAAtaaatatacacacacacacacacacacacacacacacacacacacacacacacacacacatatatatatatatatatatatatatatatatatatatatatatatatatatatatatatatatatatatatatacatattgggACAATAATAAAGTTACTTAAATAACTTTATATGATAGTTTAATTGTCAGTAAATTAACCAACGTGGAGAATtattggatttggcttattttcatGAATCATGAATCAATAGTGCACTAAAGGCACGTAATATTATTTTGCTTTGCTTGCATAAACTAAGAATTGAAAAATAGTATTGCTATCATTAAACAAATAATCACATATTATTAAGCCAACATTCGGGGTAGATAATTTCAAATCTTATAAAGTTTCTCCAATatcttcaacaacaacaacaacaacaacaacccagtataatcccacttagtgaggtctggggagggtagtgtgtacgcagaccttacccctaccctaaggtagagagactgtttccaaatagacccccggcatccttccctccaagaacttctcaccttgctcttggggagactcgaactcacaacctctcggttggaagtggggatAAAAAGTAGAAGTAAGTGCATGAAAACCTACCTTGCAAGAAGTTGCCGAGTCAAAAGTGGTATGAATCAAAATCATGAACTTTTTTATTCTAAATTTCAGTAGCCTCTCGATTTAGGCTTTCTGTTAATTAATTTCTTACTTTGTATTTTAAATTGATATGGCTGCCCAAAAATGAAACGTTTGCCTTTAGACTTCAAGGTTGTGAAGAGTCGCTAGCTTCACTAATATGAAGGGTTCATGTCTTTTCAAATAAATTTGGTGTCTTAtttaaaatttgatgttttatttaaATTCTTGGTATAAATTGTGTATTTAGGTTATTTAAAAGGGTATTTAAGTAATTTAACTTTTTAGTTAATAGCTTCccacttttataataactagttttagtgtacgtgTGTTGCACGTGTACATCACGTTAATCAATATAAAACGTATACaaattattaataaaatagcAATGGAGATAAAACTAAAcgcaatatatgtttaaatgatgaaaaagataTTAGTACATTGATCTAATATATAGCTTAAGTCAACATTTTTCGAATGAATTTAGTATAATTAGTTCTATAGTATTTatcattataaatattttattatataagatACGAATATGCTATAGTGCTGTATCTCATCCAGCATCTCTTTGTAAAATCTACGTTCATAATGTCATTgtacaaaaaaatatttcttcattCAAAGTTAATCAAAATTATAGCCAAATGAACCTCTTCTTGTGTGAAATAGTTATCCAGATTCTTATTGATTTAACTCTAAATTTTCTTCTTTGCACGCTCATCCAATATCAATTAAAAGTCAATACTATCCTAAACTCACTCTGAATGCACTCTTCTAATaacaattttaaaatttcaagagtTCATAATGTTGAGgccaatttttcaaaattatcgagGGGAAAATGACCAATTTATAGTTATTTCAAGAGTTTCAAATACATTAGTTTAACTTAAATGTAAAAAGTTAACTGTAGTTGCAAATTCACGTAGTATGGTTGTAgcttaaattatttctaaattaacACCATATTAGTTCAGActtctagaaatttaaagttAAGATTAAATCAATactcttaaaattttaacaggaAAAAGCGGACATACGTTGCTGATGGATAATTCATATTTTTAGGTAATCAATTATTGGTAATTTGGAGAAAACAAATACTACTATATACTTTAGAGGctaagaattaaaaaataaattttaatggCCACGTACTAAACTCCAAAAGAATATTTATATAAACTagtcaaataaggaaaagaattaaTAATGTAAATTTTAATTGAATTTGAAGACCTAAATATTAGGATCTTCTTAAATAAAATATTAGTTGATTTTGAGtcctaaatattataaaataattaaatgaatatttTGTATGgtataaaattaacttttaaagggtaaaaaaggcgaacgacatttcgataGGGGCTtaatacttttaatatagtatagacaTACATAAATATAGATAATAGGCTTGTATAATTTGTTATAATTAAATATgatattaaataataatttaggTGCTTAATTGAACAtgaattaattactttatatgaTTAAATAAGAATACTTAAAATACATATTTAATTATTATGCATTGAAATAATTTTAGTTAGACGTTAttgtattaaataattttaatttaatgtATGTGATTTTATATctccattttttcatttttaattagtAATTGATTGAAGTCGCCATTGTTGTCATCTGATTTTATACGTATTGCACAAAGAATGTATTGTCATAGTACAATTTACATAAGGTAAactatttattaattttaaactcctaaatattagtattttctacctattttaataaggaaagatttaacatgcaaaattttaattaatttcaaagtcctaaatattaggaaactaACCGAAGTTACAAAGAGAAATAATTTGGTatatgtttttttcctttttcctattCACACCCTCGTCCTCCCTTTCTTTTAGCCAAATGTATATTAATAAAACTCCTAAGTAAAAGAATTGAAAATAATGGATTATAacctaaaaaatatataaatacttAACGAAACTTTTGCATAAAATATTTATAGAAATATAATCGGTTAGTGTTAAAAAAAAAAGACGTTTCTTAATACTCCTATGACTTTAGGAATTGAAAGTGTTCCATCCAAAGATTTTTACATGTTGACGAAacatacaatttttttttacagaTATGTTATATTACATACACAGcttaaataaggaaggatttgGTACGCAATGTTTAATTGATTTTGAAATCCTAAATTTTAGGATGAGTTAAATTACtattcttaaatattaaaaaataattaaattactattttgtccaatATAAACTTAATTTTTTAAGGTAAAAAAGtcaaacgatatttcgctaagggccttcgtgcttttaatatagtatagatataaatatagattctattattgttactCCAAAGAAGTATACAACCATTAATTATTCATTTAAGCAAGGGATAAGGGTGATTTAGTAAAAAAGAAATCAATGATTAGGAAGTATTAAATTGTTATCTtaagagtttaagttatataaaTCGAAATATGAGAAATTTCTTACAACTCCAGGTCACCCCTATCTTTAGGTAACATATCTTGGTTTCAAGATTACAAATCTCACGTTTTAAAAAGGCTTACATATAGATATCTTTTGATGGTGTATAAAATTCTTAATTGACCATGTATATAACAACTTTTTTCTTAATATATGTCAAAAACCATAAACGGAAGGTGTAGTACATTATTTATATGCCGATCTATCAAAGTGAGGAAAGATGTACCTTCAAGGGAAATTCCAAGCTTTTCAATATTTGTGGCGACTAAATTGTGAAGATCTTCACCAGCCCAAACAGGGCATATGACCACATTAAACAGAACCGCGGCCGCGCCGCCGATAAGGATCGTCGTAACCCTAGTAATCGCCATATCGAACACCTCATCGTCTCGATACCCAGAAACAGAGATCAAAGAGAATGtcaaaatgaaaatgagaatGCCATAGTCATATCTCGCTTTCAATTTTGGTACAAATCTCATAAACGTGGCTATTGCAGCTGTTTTCAAGAACACATGATTCTTATTAGATATTCACAATAAATAAGACAAATACTATATactagtaaaagaaagtagatcTCTAAGGAAATGTTGATCACATCAATTTACCTATTAAGAAAACAGATAATCCAAGTACAACTGGTTGCAATTTATCTGACCCTGATAAGTAAACAAGTTTATGAGCTCCAACACCTAATGAACCAGCTAGAAACGTTGCAATTCCTCTATTTACGCTTTTCCCAAGTGTTGCTCCTACAAGAAACAAAAATATGGCGCGAtcaattaaacacaaagaatagTTTAATGACTTTGGTGCAATGATTAGATGTGAAATTAACGTGCGATTTAATAGGAAACTTACCAACAGAGAACTCGAAGACGACGACAACAGTCAAAACTGCCCACATTGCAGAAACACCAAATCCCTCGTAATGAAAGAAAGGTTCAAAGTAGTAGAACAATGAGACCAAGGCAATGGTCAATCCAACCTTAATTGAATGAACAATTTTCCTTGGATCATCTTCTGCTATTTTCTTCATATCGCTACCAAAAGAATACGCCTTAGAAACTGGTTTCTTCACTGCTCCCTTCACCCTCAACATTCCAGCATTTTCTTTATTCTTCACTGGCGCCATTTCTTGAATTCTCTATAATCTAAAAACTTTTTTTTCCGTCTTGTCCCTTTGATTTTCTTGCTTATTGTTTCAATGTAATGGGGTGTTTTTCTTGAAGGTTAATTATATCAGAAACTAACTGAAGTTTACTTGAAATATATATAGAAGAAAAGCAGGAGTAGATCAGTGTTATTTCTAATCTATCACTATCAATCGACCTATTTATTAATTTTCACAGCACAGAAATCACCTGGAAATAGTGTGACACGTTTTCACACATGAGAACGACATAATAGTGACAACTAGTAAACTTCATTTACATCCTAAACTGTACACCATTATAATTACAACTATTTTTGCTTTTATTCTATTATTATatgtattattatattattatgatTTGTTTGCTTGCTAGTAAGTTGCAAGTAAGTCAAATTTTTTAAGTTGTAGTTTTCTGAGATTCTACGACTCTGTACAACTGTATGTTGTCTATGTTGTCTGACCAGGAAGTTGCTTGTTGTTTCACGATTCCTCTTACAAAGTgtttcctttcatttcttttattacacaaaataatggcatCGACGCCTATCTTTTCTACTTTTTACTATACAATAATGGCGCATCTTAGGACTGTAGTGGAAGGAATAATTCATAAGCAAATATTTTAGGTACTTTTTAGATACCTTGCCGCTTAATCAAAAGGTCTTGGTACATCTACCCATTGACATGAATATTCCGAAGATCCAACAATCAACCTATCCAAATTTGTATCACATAAAAGCAATTTAGTGCACTAATGGGTCATTTGGTAATGGTGGATAAGCAAAAATAATTACGGGATAAAAATTTAGTACCGCCTTATCCCTTATTTGGTTTACTATTTTTTCgtcacgtgcgttgcacgtgtatatTAAATCATATAatacatgataaaataaaattagtataataaaataaatcCTCTATAGATCATTCTCGTAGCTTTGCATAAGCCATTTGAAGGATCCAAATTTTTAAGTAGTCTTTCCTTCTAATACTTCCTTGTTCAAGGAAGCATAAATATGTCTATTTGGGAGTTGGTAGACACATAagtacatacatacatatatatatagagagagaaaggaaGAAAATAAGAAACGTAAATAACATAATGGATGGACCATCTGGCTATCATAATCATAATATGCATTTCGTTATTTTTTTTCCTAATTATAATATATATGCATGCAAGATCCATAATATTTTTGAGATTATGACCATCTATACTATAAATATTGGACTTCATAAATCATAAAGGACAAATAATTAAAGAATGAGTAGACTGTAAAGAATACAGAACCATTGCCGCTTCGTTCTTAAGTGTTTGTGTTGTGTCTGGGTCATTCGTAGTAAAAGCTGCAATTATTTGAACTTTTTGGAACTGTTATTttgcttcttcttttattttttttaccgaAATCCATGTAAATTACTGGATAGTTAACTTTTAATTTTATCGTTAGCGAGGAGTTACCTGGCGATTACTCGAGGTTGTCGGGAATAATCATCCAGGCCTCGCAATCACTCAACGGAGAGCACTGCACTTATTCTCCTCTGGTTTTCAATCCTCTCAATTTAATTTCGCTCGACACGACTAAAGTAAAACATCTTTCTTTAGTTGGTTGTGTAGAGATAATGATATTGTTCACCTCTTATTTATGCAACCCAGTAAAAAGAATTGGCCAAATAGGTTTAGAAGAATGATTTGGCCGAGTGATTAAGAGAACGGCTTTTGCTTCTTAAAGCCAACTGTTAAGTTAGAACTCAAAGAGAAATTAGGAGTTTACGCAACGGACACGACCCCTAGAAAAGACACCAACAAATTGATTTTATTCTAttctattttatttaattattaattattacatAATTATAAGTCTATCTTGGTAATTCAACTTTTTAATTAAGGGTTTCCCACTTTTAtaatagtatagatagatatagatatttaattataatatcatttttaattattacataattatatttaattaattataaggCTATTTTGGTAATTCAACTTTTTAATTAAAGGTTTCCCACTTTTAtaatagtatagatagatagatagatagataaatagatagatagatagatagatagatagatagatagatagatagattagtCTTGGGATAATTTATTCCAT is from Nicotiana tabacum cultivar K326 chromosome 18, ASM71507v2, whole genome shotgun sequence and encodes:
- the LOC107806839 gene encoding aluminum-activated malate transporter 2-like, producing MAPVKNKENAGMLRVKGAVKKPVSKAYSFGSDMKKIAEDDPRKIVHSIKVGLTIALVSLFYYFEPFFHYEGFGVSAMWAVLTVVVVFEFSVGATLGKSVNRGIATFLAGSLGVGAHKLVYLSGSDKLQPVVLGLSVFLIAAIATFMRFVPKLKARYDYGILIFILTFSLISVSGYRDDEVFDMAITRVTTILIGGAAAVLFNVVICPVWAGEDLHNLVATNIEKLGISLEGYGNQYFKKLDVNLEELDRTFLEEYKCIIHSKANEVNLVNLAKWEPRHGKFRYRHPWEQYLKIGDLVRDCAINIDALNSCLSSCIMTPEGKERIQEPCTKMSVECGCALKELALSMKTMIIYPTTDSHILKAKAASEKLRSIIRSGSLSEEAELRQLLPTTRVASLVLDLVTSSVEILDSVNQLAVLMKFKILASKPKRLGSKNRIPSGNIGEAHIAINVE